Proteins encoded by one window of Cylindrospermum stagnale PCC 7417:
- a CDS encoding sensor domain-containing protein has protein sequence MMLLMVGLFICLGAKLIALCISYFPLAKFRNIQADERHIPDLPQVGVEKFLLAELHKETAERQRIQKELEKSWTWQQITLESTTDGVLVVDTQGKIVGFNQKFVQMWCIPELLVESGNYKQALRVASKQLENPRQHLDTVRQSYLNPDAQIYDAIAFKDGRVFERYSQPQRIGDKIIGRVWTFRDITAHKIAEATIHHQALHDLLTDLPNRVLFNQRLSESLVQARQNRSKLAVCFLDLDRFQTINETLGHGIGDQLLQNVARRLTKCLRSGDTIARWGGDEFTLLLPEISDFKDATHIQERILAAFKSEFQIENHHLHISPSIGIALYPMHGEDVETLTKNADAALYRVKSQGRNNYQFYQSEINSQALDLLSLKNSLYTALERKEFIIYYQPQVKIATGEIMKMEALLRWQHPELGLIPPGKFIPLAEENGLIIPMSEWVLRTACTQNKVWQDALGLPSLSVAVNLSARQFNQPDLVSLVKQVLSETKLNPQCLELEITETVAMQNIDFTRKILSELGNMGVTISLDDFGTGYCSLSYLKNFPINALKIDKSFVRDLTNDTNGAAITTAIIALAHALNLTVVVEGVETEEQRNLLRILECELMQGYLFSHPILAENATELLKKSKSQKVSIYLENKSDSRWQIVDGRQNFSSFTVN, from the coding sequence ATGATGTTGTTAATGGTCGGTTTGTTCATCTGCTTGGGAGCAAAATTAATTGCGTTATGCATCTCATATTTTCCGTTGGCAAAATTTCGGAATATACAAGCAGATGAGCGTCATATTCCCGACCTACCTCAAGTGGGCGTAGAAAAGTTTTTGTTAGCTGAATTACATAAAGAAACTGCTGAACGCCAGCGCATCCAAAAAGAACTAGAAAAATCTTGGACTTGGCAACAGATCACACTAGAATCTACCACTGACGGTGTTTTAGTGGTGGATACTCAAGGCAAAATCGTAGGTTTTAATCAAAAGTTTGTCCAGATGTGGTGCATTCCTGAATTACTTGTGGAGTCAGGAAATTACAAACAAGCCCTGAGAGTGGCCAGCAAACAGCTAGAAAATCCGAGACAGCATCTGGACACAGTTAGACAATCATACCTTAACCCAGATGCCCAAATTTATGATGCGATCGCCTTTAAAGATGGTAGAGTATTTGAGCGTTATTCCCAACCGCAGCGCATCGGTGACAAAATTATTGGTAGAGTCTGGACCTTTCGCGATATCACTGCTCATAAAATAGCAGAAGCCACAATTCACCATCAAGCTTTGCATGACCTGTTAACCGATCTACCAAACCGAGTATTATTCAATCAGCGGCTTTCTGAGTCTTTGGTGCAAGCGCGTCAAAACAGAAGTAAACTAGCAGTGTGTTTTTTAGATTTAGACCGATTCCAAACCATTAATGAAACGCTAGGTCATGGGATCGGGGATCAATTATTACAAAATGTTGCCCGACGTCTGACAAAATGTCTGCGATCAGGTGATACTATTGCTCGTTGGGGAGGTGATGAATTCACCCTTCTTTTACCAGAAATTAGTGATTTTAAGGATGCTACCCACATCCAAGAACGAATATTAGCAGCTTTCAAATCAGAATTTCAAATTGAGAATCACCATTTGCATATTAGCCCTAGTATTGGGATTGCGCTCTATCCCATGCATGGAGAAGATGTAGAAACACTGACTAAAAATGCTGATGCGGCGTTATATCGTGTTAAGTCGCAGGGAAGGAATAACTATCAGTTTTATCAATCAGAAATTAATTCACAAGCTTTAGACTTGTTAAGTTTGAAAAACAGCTTATACACTGCCTTAGAGCGGAAAGAGTTTATAATTTACTACCAACCCCAGGTGAAAATAGCCACGGGTGAAATAATGAAGATGGAGGCTCTACTGCGTTGGCAACATCCAGAATTAGGTTTAATTCCTCCGGGAAAATTTATTCCACTTGCTGAAGAAAATGGACTGATTATACCTATGAGTGAATGGGTTTTAAGAACTGCCTGTACACAAAATAAAGTTTGGCAGGATGCTCTCGGTTTACCATCTTTATCGGTAGCTGTTAATCTCTCTGCACGACAATTTAACCAACCAGACTTAGTTAGCCTGGTGAAGCAGGTATTGTCAGAAACCAAATTGAACCCCCAGTGTTTAGAGTTGGAAATTACCGAAACAGTTGCTATGCAAAATATTGACTTCACCAGAAAAATTTTGAGCGAGCTAGGTAATATGGGGGTGACTATTTCCCTAGACGATTTTGGTACAGGATATTGTTCTCTCAGTTATCTCAAAAATTTTCCTATTAATGCCTTAAAAATTGACAAATCTTTTGTGCGCGATCTGACTAATGATACTAATGGTGCTGCAATCACAACAGCAATAATTGCTTTAGCTCATGCACTTAATTTGACAGTTGTTGTCGAGGGAGTTGAAACAGAAGAACAACGGAATTTATTGCGAATTCTTGAATGTGAATTAATGCAAGGCTATCTTTTTAGTCACCCGATATTAGCTGAAAATGCTACAGAACTACTGAAAAAATCCAAATCCCAGAAAGTTAGTATATATCTGGAAAATAAATCAGATAGCAGATGGCAGATAGTAGATGGCAGACAAAACTTTTCATCCTTCACTGTTAACTAA
- a CDS encoding SH3 domain-containing protein: protein MFSNLLKFILGFLLAIVVLIGSSATIALYFVNRTAIPPAKPVFANDNGPLKPKNPKAINVKASPTAKSSPSASPSPSPSSTPTPTPTESPKELPPGAYIGRVTWPQGLRLRTEPKQDAERVGGVAANQKIIILEESDDKVWQKIRVEGSEQEGWVKSANTQRVDEQQQEQ from the coding sequence ATGTTTTCTAACTTACTTAAATTTATACTAGGGTTTCTCTTGGCGATCGTTGTTTTAATAGGTAGCAGTGCGACAATTGCGCTCTATTTCGTCAATCGCACCGCCATACCCCCCGCCAAACCGGTGTTTGCTAATGATAATGGCCCGTTGAAACCCAAAAACCCAAAAGCGATCAATGTAAAAGCCTCTCCCACCGCCAAGTCTAGCCCTAGTGCTAGTCCTAGTCCTAGTCCTAGTTCCACTCCTACTCCCACTCCTACTGAATCACCAAAGGAATTACCGCCGGGAGCTTACATAGGGCGAGTCACTTGGCCTCAGGGCTTGAGGTTGCGTACAGAACCAAAACAGGATGCTGAACGTGTTGGTGGAGTTGCTGCTAATCAAAAAATTATCATTTTGGAAGAAAGCGATGATAAAGTCTGGCAAAAGATTCGCGTAGAAGGTAGCGAACAAGAAGGTTGGGTAAAATCAGCTAATACTCAACGAGTTGACGAACAACAACAAGAACAATAA
- a CDS encoding AAA family ATPase produces the protein MNFREEFKLLLRARYPLIYIPTYEEERVEAAIREEATNQGNRPVYTWDFVDGYQGNPNDAGFGRRNPLQALEFVEKLPASAPAVLILRDYHRFLDDVAIARKLRNLARILKSQPKNIVLLSPRIAIPDDLMEVLTVVEFPLPAAPEIKTEVERLLQSTNNSLSGKVLDDLVRSCQGLSMERIRRVLARAIATHGELQPEDVDLVLEEKRQTIRQTQILDFYPATEQISDIGGLDNLKDWLIRRGGSFTERARQYGLPHPRGLMLVGIQGTGKSLTAKAIAHHWHLPLLRLDVGRLFGGLVGESESRTRQMIQVAEALAPCVLWIDEIDKAFSGLGSKGDAGTTSRVFGTFITWLAEKKSPVFVVTTANDIQALPPEMLRKGRFDEIFFVGLPSQEERKAIFNVHLSRLRPHNLKSYDIDRLAYETPDFSGAEIEQTLIEAMHIGYSQNRDFTTDDILEAASQIIPLARTAVEQIQKLQEWAASGRARLASKNSPLSDRLRRTA, from the coding sequence ATGAATTTCCGTGAAGAATTTAAACTGCTGCTACGCGCCCGCTACCCTTTGATTTATATTCCTACCTACGAGGAAGAACGGGTAGAAGCTGCGATTCGGGAAGAAGCGACAAACCAAGGTAATCGCCCGGTGTACACTTGGGATTTTGTCGATGGCTATCAGGGAAACCCCAATGATGCGGGGTTTGGAAGGCGTAATCCGCTACAGGCTTTGGAGTTTGTGGAAAAATTACCAGCTTCTGCGCCTGCGGTGTTGATTTTGCGTGATTACCATCGGTTTTTAGATGATGTAGCGATCGCACGCAAACTCCGCAATCTCGCCCGAATCTTGAAGTCGCAACCAAAAAATATCGTCTTACTATCGCCGCGCATCGCTATTCCTGACGATTTAATGGAAGTGCTGACAGTGGTGGAGTTTCCCTTACCTGCTGCTCCAGAAATTAAAACCGAGGTAGAACGGTTATTACAATCTACAAATAACTCCCTTTCGGGGAAAGTTTTAGATGACTTAGTGCGCTCTTGTCAAGGATTATCGATGGAAAGAATCCGCCGGGTTTTAGCGAGAGCGATCGCTACTCACGGAGAATTACAACCAGAAGACGTAGATTTAGTTTTGGAAGAAAAACGCCAAACTATCCGCCAAACCCAAATCCTGGACTTTTACCCCGCCACTGAACAGATTTCTGATATAGGGGGATTAGATAACCTCAAAGACTGGTTAATCCGTCGGGGAGGCTCATTTACAGAACGAGCGCGACAGTACGGATTACCACACCCCCGTGGTTTAATGTTGGTGGGGATTCAAGGAACTGGTAAATCTCTAACAGCAAAAGCGATCGCCCATCATTGGCATTTACCATTATTACGCCTCGATGTCGGGCGTTTATTCGGTGGTTTAGTCGGTGAATCAGAATCCCGCACCCGCCAAATGATTCAGGTGGCTGAAGCCCTCGCCCCTTGCGTTTTGTGGATTGACGAAATAGATAAAGCCTTTTCTGGGCTGGGGAGTAAAGGGGATGCAGGAACAACTAGCCGCGTGTTTGGAACTTTCATCACCTGGTTAGCCGAGAAAAAATCACCTGTGTTTGTTGTCACCACCGCCAACGATATTCAGGCTTTACCACCGGAAATGCTCCGCAAAGGCCGATTTGATGAAATTTTCTTTGTGGGTTTACCCAGCCAAGAAGAAAGAAAAGCAATTTTTAATGTTCATTTATCCCGACTGCGCCCCCATAACTTGAAAAGTTATGACATCGATAGGTTAGCTTATGAAACGCCCGACTTTTCAGGAGCCGAGATTGAGCAAACCCTAATTGAAGCCATGCATATTGGGTATAGCCAAAATCGAGATTTTACCACTGACGATATTTTAGAAGCCGCCAGTCAGATCATCCCCTTGGCGCGAACCGCTGTCGAGCAAATTCAAAAACTACAAGAATGGGCTGCGTCTGGGAGAGCGCGTCTAGCCTCAAAAAATAGTCCTTTGAGCGATCGCCTCCGGCGCACTGCGTAA
- a CDS encoding AAA family ATPase: MFIKKLQVFNYKSYDDSGVMEFAPGVNIIVGRNNAGKTSLLEVLTLDFEDHPHRSIKTLPNSSSKITEESRAEISLFFDKEELVNLINQLPNPLGLPFPYDDGQGWWYNGEPEEAELLVKWFQELLDNPPIKLNLSISITSHIEAQNNIITENFNFDLYSLAPQNKNGRFDFMQIKYSTNDDKFHPIYNYKVIEDKRYDIYQEVLNSFECFEGTNEQTIGYQILNIFKKRIYRFKAERLNIGICKFENNAELKPDASNLAEVLSTLQGKNPGMFAEFNKFVSSLLPEIKWISVVPRDNSDVEIIVWTIEPKLNRDDLSLPLSSCGSGVSQVLAIVYILVSSIHEPRTLIIDEPQSFLHPGAARKLIETIKQFPQHQYFIATHSPDIITAADPSKIIKLKYENCETTSSPIYPKDENEILTELGVRLSDVFGADSIIWVEGETEEKCYPLILEKIAKIPLMGIKILPVGSPDALLDGKQSKRVAEIYKKLTLGAGLFPPGIAFIFDREGKNDGQIEELEKIGFKFLKRRMYENYILNPDSISAIINEEATWLKTPITGDKIKEYFKFDNIKNIEQKNIEQREKEKLFPGIKLEDISDDNWLFKVHGANLLKNLFQNFCGTLLEFKKTTHSDKLTKWLIKNQPEFLSELAKELKECLNKEKS, from the coding sequence ATGTTTATCAAAAAGCTGCAAGTCTTTAACTATAAGTCTTATGACGATTCTGGGGTAATGGAATTTGCTCCTGGTGTCAATATTATTGTTGGGAGAAATAATGCAGGTAAAACATCTTTGCTTGAAGTGCTTACCCTGGATTTTGAAGATCATCCGCATAGAAGTATAAAGACATTACCTAATTCATCTTCAAAAATAACTGAGGAATCTCGTGCTGAAATTTCATTGTTCTTTGATAAGGAAGAATTAGTAAATTTGATAAACCAGTTACCAAATCCACTAGGACTCCCTTTCCCATACGATGATGGACAAGGATGGTGGTATAATGGAGAGCCAGAAGAGGCAGAATTATTAGTTAAATGGTTTCAAGAACTGTTAGATAATCCTCCTATAAAGCTAAATTTATCAATATCTATAACCTCTCATATTGAGGCGCAAAACAATATAATAACTGAAAACTTCAATTTTGACTTATACTCTCTAGCACCTCAAAATAAAAATGGGAGATTTGACTTTATGCAAATAAAGTATTCTACCAATGACGACAAATTTCATCCTATTTATAACTATAAAGTTATTGAGGACAAACGGTATGATATATATCAAGAAGTGCTTAATAGTTTTGAATGTTTTGAAGGAACTAATGAACAGACAATTGGTTATCAAATATTGAATATTTTCAAAAAGCGTATATATCGATTTAAAGCTGAACGTCTAAATATTGGTATTTGTAAATTTGAAAATAATGCTGAATTGAAACCAGATGCTTCAAATCTTGCTGAAGTACTCTCTACATTACAGGGCAAAAATCCAGGGATGTTTGCTGAGTTCAATAAATTCGTTTCAAGCCTTTTACCTGAAATTAAGTGGATTTCTGTAGTACCGAGAGATAATTCAGATGTTGAAATCATAGTTTGGACGATAGAACCTAAGCTGAACAGGGATGATTTATCACTTCCTCTATCATCATGTGGTAGTGGAGTTAGTCAAGTTTTAGCAATTGTATATATCCTAGTTTCTTCTATTCATGAACCTAGAACTTTAATTATTGATGAACCGCAATCTTTTTTACATCCAGGTGCAGCGAGAAAGCTTATAGAGACTATTAAACAATTTCCGCAGCATCAATATTTTATTGCTACTCATTCACCAGATATTATCACAGCGGCTGATCCTTCTAAGATTATCAAGCTGAAATATGAAAATTGTGAAACAACATCATCACCAATATATCCAAAAGATGAAAATGAAATTTTAACTGAACTTGGGGTTAGGTTATCTGATGTTTTTGGTGCTGATAGTATTATTTGGGTAGAAGGAGAAACTGAGGAAAAGTGCTATCCATTAATACTTGAGAAAATAGCTAAAATACCTTTGATGGGTATTAAAATTTTACCTGTTGGTAGTCCTGATGCTCTTTTGGATGGAAAGCAATCTAAGCGTGTTGCTGAGATTTATAAAAAATTAACTTTGGGAGCCGGTTTGTTTCCTCCAGGTATTGCATTTATATTTGACAGGGAAGGTAAGAATGATGGGCAAATTGAAGAATTAGAGAAAATAGGATTTAAATTTTTGAAACGACGTATGTATGAAAATTATATACTGAATCCAGATAGTATATCAGCGATAATTAATGAAGAAGCTACATGGTTAAAAACACCTATCACTGGAGATAAAATTAAGGAATATTTTAAATTCGACAACATCAAAAACATTGAACAGAAAAACATTGAACAGAGAGAAAAAGAAAAATTATTTCCAGGTATCAAACTAGAAGATATTTCAGATGATAATTGGTTGTTTAAAGTTCATGGGGCAAATCTTCTTAAAAATTTGTTCCAAAACTTCTGTGGAACTCTATTAGAGTTTAAAAAAACTACACACTCGGATAAACTCACAAAATGGCTAATTAAAAATCAGCCTGAGTTCTTATCTGAACTGGCAAAAGAGTTAAAAGAATGCTTGAATAAAGAGAAGTCTTGA
- a CDS encoding type II toxin-antitoxin system VapC family toxin has protein sequence MYLLDTNHCSSIIFGNLTVITKVESIGISNVAISAITEGELLYMAENSTSVIDNLAIIEEFLEDMPVYDVNSNTSRIYAKLKAKIMDCFGPKERKKRRKTRIHELGISENDLWIASIAIQNYLTIVSADRDFQRIQQAWDFPLENWHDLLDI, from the coding sequence ATGTACCTTCTAGATACAAATCACTGTAGCTCAATTATCTTTGGTAATTTGACCGTTATTACAAAAGTAGAATCTATTGGTATTTCTAATGTTGCAATTTCAGCGATTACTGAAGGTGAATTATTATATATGGCTGAAAATTCGACATCAGTAATAGACAACTTGGCAATAATTGAGGAATTTTTGGAAGATATGCCTGTCTATGATGTCAATAGTAATACAAGTCGGATTTATGCCAAGCTAAAAGCAAAAATTATGGATTGTTTTGGCCCTAAAGAACGCAAAAAAAGAAGAAAAACACGAATACATGAACTTGGTATAAGTGAGAACGATTTATGGATTGCTTCAATTGCTATTCAAAACTATCTCACAATTGTTTCAGCTGATAGAGATTTCCAACGTATCCAACAAGCTTGGGATTTCCCTTTAGAAAATTGGCATGACTTGTTGGATATTTGA
- a CDS encoding PIN domain-containing protein, producing MIGVDTNILVRYLTKDDEKQWEQAAEIIEGGEQCFVANIVLCELVWVLRGKPYQFSREEISTTLEMMLQCSVFELENRSLVYQSLQRFKQGSADFSDFLIGAIAQESGCTITATFDRKLRGEKGFGLLD from the coding sequence GTGATTGGAGTTGATACAAATATTTTAGTGCGCTACCTGACAAAAGATGATGAAAAGCAGTGGGAGCAAGCTGCTGAAATTATTGAAGGTGGTGAACAATGTTTTGTTGCTAATATAGTTCTCTGTGAATTAGTCTGGGTTTTACGTGGAAAACCTTATCAATTTAGTAGAGAAGAAATCAGCACTACTTTGGAAATGATGCTGCAATGTTCAGTGTTTGAATTAGAAAATCGCTCTTTAGTTTATCAATCATTACAGCGGTTTAAACAGGGAAGTGCAGATTTTTCAGATTTTTTAATTGGTGCGATCGCTCAAGAATCTGGTTGTACTATAACAGCAACATTTGACAGAAAGTTACGAGGTGAAAAGGGTTTTGGACTGCTGGATTAA
- a CDS encoding AbrB/MazE/SpoVT family DNA-binding domain-containing protein, with protein MASETITTEGQVTIPKEIRDYLNLDTGSKVDFIIDENGIVKLIPLNVPIQSLSGILHRPGMTPATLEQMEAAIRAGSSDWS; from the coding sequence ATGGCTAGTGAAACTATCACGACCGAAGGACAAGTAACTATCCCTAAAGAAATTAGAGATTATCTCAACCTTGATACAGGTAGCAAGGTTGATTTTATCATTGATGAAAATGGGATAGTTAAACTTATCCCTCTAAATGTCCCTATCCAAAGCTTATCCGGGATTTTGCATCGTCCGGGTATGACTCCCGCAACTTTAGAGCAAATGGAAGCAGCAATTAGAGCAGGATCAAGTGATTGGAGTTGA
- a CDS encoding YceD family protein, with amino-acid sequence MDAIFIPQLTKAPERTEEIQVQEFLPGLETLTPVRGSVRVRHQGTFLEVSAQAETIITCTCNRCLQQYNQRLALDTQEIIWLDETANQDQDLPLEREVAVEDLVETVSPEGYFHPSEWLYEQMCLAVPQRQLCDRKCPGIKPPVAASTPEKPIDRRWSSLQNLKNQLPES; translated from the coding sequence ATGGACGCAATTTTTATTCCGCAGCTAACTAAGGCCCCGGAGCGGACAGAGGAAATTCAAGTTCAGGAATTTCTGCCTGGTTTGGAAACCTTGACACCTGTACGCGGTAGTGTCCGCGTGCGGCATCAAGGTACTTTTTTGGAAGTGTCTGCTCAGGCAGAAACAATTATCACTTGTACCTGCAACCGCTGCTTGCAACAATACAATCAACGTTTGGCCCTTGATACCCAGGAAATTATCTGGTTGGATGAAACGGCTAATCAAGACCAAGACTTGCCTTTAGAGAGGGAAGTGGCTGTAGAAGATTTGGTCGAAACTGTCTCACCAGAGGGTTATTTTCACCCCAGCGAGTGGTTGTATGAGCAGATGTGTTTAGCAGTACCTCAAAGGCAATTATGCGATCGCAAATGTCCCGGTATTAAACCACCCGTTGCTGCTAGTACTCCTGAAAAGCCGATTGACCGTCGTTGGTCTTCTTTGCAAAACTTGAAAAACCAACTTCCCGAATCCTAA
- a CDS encoding protein jag, whose protein sequence is MSNSTMERGEQWLKTLLELTNINTEIRGNLETAPSLSNESPETDSYWLTIDETKLMPTQISLLIGADGSVLDAMQYLANSVLNLNQPEDQQASYTIELNGYRVKRQAEIRALAETAAEEARSIGQEVEIKSLSSAERRQIHTFLKDFPDLETFSRGKEPNRNLVIRPAIEAG, encoded by the coding sequence ATGAGCAATAGTACTATGGAACGAGGTGAGCAGTGGTTAAAAACACTGCTCGAACTTACTAATATAAATACAGAGATTAGGGGTAATTTAGAAACTGCCCCATCTCTAAGCAATGAGTCACCAGAAACTGATAGCTATTGGTTGACCATTGATGAAACCAAATTGATGCCGACACAAATCAGTCTGTTAATTGGCGCTGATGGCTCTGTGCTCGATGCGATGCAGTATCTAGCAAATTCGGTTCTCAATTTGAACCAACCAGAAGATCAGCAAGCCTCTTACACCATTGAGTTGAATGGCTACCGTGTTAAAAGACAAGCGGAAATTCGCGCTTTAGCCGAAACAGCAGCCGAAGAAGCACGCTCTATTGGTCAAGAAGTGGAAATTAAATCCCTCAGTTCGGCTGAACGGCGGCAAATTCACACTTTTTTGAAGGATTTCCCAGATTTGGAAACCTTTAGCCGTGGTAAAGAGCCAAACCGCAATTTGGTGATTCGTCCAGCGATTGAAGCCGGCTGA
- the yidC gene encoding membrane protein insertase YidC → MDFGIGFLSNNVMLPIIDFFYGIVPSYGLAIVALTLIVRFALYPLSAGSIRSMRRMRVVQPLMQKRMAEAKERYKDDPQKQQEEMVNVQKEFGNPLAGCLPLLLQMPVLLALFATLRGSPFSGVNYSVNLQVFPAEQIERIQPQAFATPPQNIYIADGEHARITAILPGGSKLAVGEKTKIEYQTLEGKPFQVLLAEHPENKLTPAWTITKGEDRVKIDAEGNIEALQPGDVTIQGSIPGLAANKGFLFIDALGRVGAIDPDGKVHWDIVSMIVFFGISLYVSQLLSGQNSSGGNPQQDTVNKITPVIFSGMFLFFPLPAGVLMYMVIGNIFQTLQTYILSREPLPEELQKIVEIQEKEKEAASAEPKTLPFEPKSSKKKATG, encoded by the coding sequence ATGGATTTTGGTATCGGGTTTCTCTCGAACAACGTGATGCTGCCAATCATAGACTTTTTCTATGGTATTGTGCCTAGCTATGGATTGGCGATCGTGGCCTTGACATTGATAGTCCGCTTCGCGCTCTATCCCCTGAGTGCTGGATCTATTCGCAGCATGAGGCGGATGCGAGTTGTGCAGCCTCTAATGCAAAAGCGGATGGCAGAAGCCAAAGAGCGCTATAAGGACGATCCGCAAAAGCAGCAGGAGGAAATGGTCAATGTCCAAAAAGAATTTGGCAACCCATTAGCCGGATGTTTGCCACTGCTATTACAGATGCCAGTGTTATTGGCGTTGTTTGCTACTTTACGGGGTTCACCTTTTTCTGGCGTGAACTACTCTGTTAACCTGCAAGTCTTTCCCGCTGAACAAATCGAGCGAATTCAACCCCAAGCCTTTGCCACTCCCCCCCAAAACATCTACATTGCTGATGGGGAACACGCTCGGATTACTGCCATCCTTCCTGGGGGCAGCAAACTGGCAGTGGGAGAAAAAACCAAGATTGAATATCAGACTCTTGAGGGCAAACCATTTCAGGTGCTCTTAGCAGAACACCCAGAAAATAAGTTGACTCCTGCGTGGACAATCACCAAAGGGGAAGATCGGGTCAAAATCGATGCTGAGGGCAATATCGAAGCCTTACAGCCTGGAGACGTAACGATTCAAGGCTCAATCCCTGGATTAGCAGCAAATAAAGGGTTTCTCTTTATTGATGCTTTAGGCAGAGTTGGCGCAATTGATCCCGATGGCAAAGTCCACTGGGATATCGTCTCGATGATCGTCTTCTTTGGCATCAGTCTTTACGTTAGCCAATTGCTCTCTGGGCAAAATTCCAGCGGTGGCAACCCGCAGCAAGACACGGTTAACAAAATTACCCCAGTCATCTTTTCCGGGATGTTTCTGTTCTTCCCTCTACCAGCCGGAGTGCTGATGTATATGGTGATTGGTAATATTTTCCAAACCTTGCAAACTTATATTCTCTCCCGCGAACCTCTACCAGAGGAACTACAAAAAATCGTAGAAATTCAGGAGAAAGAAAAAGAAGCAGCAAGCGCAGAACCAAAGACGTTGCCGTTTGAGCCAAAAAGTTCTAAGAAAAAAGCTACAGGCTGA